One Desulfovibrio sp. UIB00 DNA window includes the following coding sequences:
- the uvrC gene encoding excinuclease ABC subunit UvrC, giving the protein MQKPESSSIPITPGVYLYKDAKGRIIYVGKARVLRRRVLSYFRPEGLPAKTRAMLSHAESIEYLTTTTEKEALLLEASCIKKHRPHYNIVLRDDKQYVLFRINPKHPFPRLEIVRQARRDGARYFGPFTSALAARETWKLIHRAFALRRCTDKAMKNRVRPCLYHFMGQCPAPCMGMVTSQEYNENVRKVTDLLQGRSAELLGGLRAAMEQAAEELEFERAASLRDQIRAVESTVERQAAVLPGGGDMDVVGLFSADKGLALGLIFVRNGAVTDGRAFYWSGLTFEDAPELLWSFMGQYYSQATPPPRVLLPWIPADQEEEPAEEGDKTTDSNGQAGESGASTRETLEQTLADRRGGAVRIVPPQNAGDNQLIDLAQANAREEARRQEQKTDQNILERLAKALHLPGPPMRIECVDVSHTGGQQTRVGMVVFEDGKPERSQYRAYAMPDSGDDYATLYAWVARRIESGPPWPDLLLIDGGRGQLGSVQRALREAGQEDLFALAAIAKARDEEGHADRRAGNVADRIFVPNRANPLPLREGGPELLFLQNVRDNTHRFAIGRHRRARQGAALSGELMRLPGIGPATARLLWDNFGSVEAMRAAGVEDLCKIPGIGPAKAALLREKLRGLD; this is encoded by the coding sequence ATGCAGAAGCCCGAATCATCCAGCATTCCCATTACTCCCGGCGTTTACCTGTACAAGGACGCCAAGGGCCGCATTATCTATGTGGGCAAGGCGCGCGTGCTGCGCCGCCGGGTGCTCTCCTATTTTCGGCCAGAGGGGCTGCCCGCCAAAACGCGGGCCATGCTTTCGCATGCCGAAAGCATTGAGTATCTGACCACCACCACGGAAAAAGAGGCCCTGCTGCTGGAAGCCAGTTGCATCAAAAAGCACAGGCCGCACTACAACATCGTGCTGCGCGACGACAAACAGTACGTGCTTTTTCGCATCAATCCCAAGCATCCCTTTCCCCGGCTGGAAATCGTGCGGCAGGCGCGGCGCGATGGCGCGCGTTATTTTGGCCCGTTCACATCCGCTCTGGCGGCGCGTGAAACGTGGAAGCTCATCCACCGCGCCTTTGCCCTGCGGCGCTGCACCGACAAGGCCATGAAAAACCGCGTGCGCCCCTGCCTGTATCATTTTATGGGGCAATGCCCGGCGCCCTGCATGGGCATGGTGACATCGCAGGAATACAACGAAAACGTGCGCAAGGTGACGGATCTGCTCCAGGGGCGTTCCGCCGAGCTGCTTGGCGGGCTACGCGCCGCCATGGAACAGGCCGCCGAAGAACTGGAATTTGAAAGGGCCGCCAGCCTGCGCGACCAGATCCGCGCAGTGGAAAGCACTGTTGAGCGGCAGGCCGCCGTGCTGCCCGGCGGCGGCGACATGGACGTGGTGGGCCTTTTCTCTGCCGACAAGGGGCTGGCGCTGGGGCTTATCTTTGTGCGTAACGGGGCGGTGACGGACGGGCGGGCTTTTTACTGGTCGGGCCTGACCTTTGAAGACGCGCCGGAGCTTTTGTGGTCGTTCATGGGGCAGTATTACAGCCAGGCCACGCCGCCCCCGCGTGTCCTGCTGCCCTGGATTCCCGCCGATCAGGAAGAGGAGCCAGCAGAAGAGGGCGACAAGACAACTGACAGTAACGGACAGGCAGGCGAAAGCGGCGCATCAACCCGCGAAACCCTGGAGCAGACTCTTGCAGACCGCCGGGGCGGAGCAGTGCGCATTGTGCCGCCGCAGAATGCGGGCGACAACCAGCTCATAGACCTTGCGCAGGCAAACGCACGGGAGGAAGCCCGTCGTCAGGAACAGAAGACGGATCAGAACATTCTGGAGCGTCTGGCAAAGGCCCTGCACCTGCCCGGCCCGCCCATGCGGATTGAATGCGTGGACGTGTCCCACACTGGCGGGCAACAGACCCGCGTGGGTATGGTTGTTTTTGAGGACGGCAAGCCCGAACGCTCGCAGTATCGGGCCTATGCCATGCCCGACAGTGGAGATGACTACGCAACCCTGTACGCCTGGGTGGCACGTAGAATTGAGAGCGGCCCGCCGTGGCCGGATTTGCTGCTCATAGACGGTGGGCGCGGGCAGCTCGGCTCCGTGCAGCGCGCCCTGCGCGAGGCAGGGCAGGAAGATCTGTTTGCCCTCGCGGCCATTGCCAAGGCCAGGGATGAGGAGGGCCATGCCGACCGCCGCGCAGGCAATGTAGCTGACAGAATTTTTGTGCCCAACCGCGCAAATCCGCTGCCCCTGCGCGAGGGCGGCCCGGAACTGCTGTTTTTGCAGAACGTGCGCGACAACACCCACCGCTTTGCCATTGGCCGACACCGCCGGGCGCGGCAAGGTGCTGCTTTGTCTGGCGAGCTGATGCGTCTGCCGGGCATCGGCCCTGCCACGGCGCGCCTGCTCTGGGACAACTTTGGCAGTGTTGAGGCCATGCGGGCCGCAGGGGTGGAGGATTTGTGCAAGATTCCCGGCATCGGCCCTGCCAAGGCCGCTCTGCTGCGCGAAAAGTTACGCGGTCTGGATTGA
- a CDS encoding sodium:calcium antiporter, whose translation MTIRALRPYIIAVGMTLPGIGLRFLHPDVSPLLVALLSGMAILGASFLLTWACEVAQMDIPQAVAVAVVAFIAVLPEYAVDMYFTWMAGQHPESAYSHYAIANMTGANRLLIGVGWSAIVLVFARRFHSGVSLPDDKRTDVLFLGLATIYALFIPLKGSLTWVDGAVLLGIYIWYICIIARRPVEEEEPEGPAALLAHFAKKVRLRSVILIFLFSALVILCNAEPFSESLVASGKLLGINEFLLVQWLAPLASESPEFIIALMFAARGNASLALGSLLSSKLNQWTLLVGMIPGVYAASSGSLSPSINLDTHQFQEILLTAGQSLFAVALLVDLRLHVREALWLFILFAAQLLSPLYDTQVEALLGLAHDPLRLHYFFAQVYLVLAAVLLLRNWRGLLRLREGFKV comes from the coding sequence ATGACCATTCGCGCACTGCGCCCCTACATCATTGCCGTGGGCATGACCCTGCCAGGCATTGGGCTACGCTTTCTGCACCCTGACGTTTCGCCGCTTCTGGTGGCCCTGCTCTCGGGCATGGCCATTCTGGGCGCATCCTTTCTGCTCACCTGGGCGTGCGAAGTGGCCCAGATGGACATCCCGCAGGCTGTAGCCGTGGCTGTGGTGGCCTTTATCGCCGTGCTGCCCGAATATGCCGTGGACATGTACTTTACCTGGATGGCAGGCCAGCACCCCGAAAGCGCGTACTCCCACTACGCCATTGCCAACATGACCGGGGCCAACAGGCTGCTCATCGGCGTAGGCTGGTCGGCCATTGTACTTGTTTTTGCCAGACGGTTCCATTCGGGGGTGTCCCTGCCGGACGACAAACGCACGGACGTACTCTTTCTCGGCCTAGCAACCATTTACGCCCTGTTTATTCCGCTCAAGGGTTCGCTGACCTGGGTTGACGGCGCAGTGCTGCTGGGTATCTATATCTGGTACATCTGCATTATCGCCCGCAGACCCGTGGAAGAGGAAGAACCCGAAGGCCCCGCAGCCCTGCTGGCCCATTTTGCCAAAAAGGTGCGCCTGCGCAGCGTTATCCTTATTTTCCTTTTTTCGGCGCTGGTCATTTTGTGCAATGCCGAGCCCTTCAGCGAAAGTCTGGTTGCCAGCGGAAAACTGCTGGGCATCAACGAATTTTTGCTGGTGCAATGGCTTGCGCCTCTTGCCTCTGAATCTCCCGAGTTCATCATTGCCCTCATGTTTGCCGCGCGGGGCAATGCTTCACTGGCTCTGGGCAGCCTGCTTTCGTCCAAACTGAACCAGTGGACCCTGCTTGTGGGCATGATCCCCGGCGTCTACGCCGCGTCATCCGGATCGCTTTCACCTTCCATAAACCTTGACACTCACCAGTTTCAGGAAATACTACTGACCGCCGGGCAGTCCCTTTTTGCCGTGGCCCTGCTGGTGGATCTGCGCCTGCATGTACGCGAGGCCCTGTGGCTGTTCATTCTGTTTGCAGCCCAGTTGCTCTCGCCTCTCTACGACACCCAGGTTGAAGCCCTGCTGGGGCTTGCGCACGATCCTTTACGCCTGCACTATTTCTTTGCGCAGGTGTATCTGGTGCTGGCGGCAGTGCTGCTGCTCAGAAACTGGCGCGGCCTTCTGCGCCTGCGTGAAGGATTCAAGGTTTAA
- a CDS encoding DUF3298 and DUF4163 domain-containing protein — MPRLVFFLLLLLPLLACAQAALAARLPEVQATGSLKAETPAQGIKIIPARKDSANTPATSLAAADPNAGAGQLPLPAANADKDSPAATDAAPALKAVEKADEKTAAAIISGSRRPGIIEHQIVRTNREDKPDINLSYPSVGIRAVDANIREWATGIADAFEETFNSPGLYPDENRPVPELWCSYSLSHPSDKALSITFEVWTYTGGAQGNLDIMTLNYSLLTGQRLGLVDIFEDPDAALAIMSAWSRRELFQRLGGMRQEQYLRTGLNPVPENFASLTLTPSGIRINFQPYQVAPGMAGAQKVEIPIEELQPAHPLMLLWGK, encoded by the coding sequence ATGCCCCGCCTAGTCTTTTTTCTGCTTCTGCTTTTGCCGCTGCTGGCATGCGCGCAAGCCGCCCTTGCCGCCCGCCTGCCCGAAGTGCAGGCAACGGGATCACTAAAAGCTGAAACTCCGGCTCAGGGCATTAAAATAATACCGGCCCGCAAGGATTCCGCGAACACGCCTGCCACTTCGCTGGCCGCTGCAGACCCCAATGCGGGTGCGGGCCAGCTCCCCCTGCCAGCGGCCAATGCGGACAAAGACAGCCCTGCCGCGACAGATGCCGCACCAGCGCTGAAAGCTGTGGAAAAAGCGGATGAAAAGACTGCGGCAGCCATCATTTCCGGTTCGCGCCGCCCTGGCATCATTGAACACCAGATCGTGCGCACCAACCGGGAAGACAAGCCGGATATCAATCTCAGCTATCCCTCGGTCGGCATCCGCGCAGTTGACGCCAATATCCGCGAATGGGCCACGGGCATAGCCGACGCCTTTGAAGAAACCTTCAATTCTCCCGGTCTGTACCCGGATGAAAACCGCCCGGTTCCTGAACTGTGGTGTTCCTATTCTCTAAGCCATCCTTCGGACAAGGCGCTGAGCATCACCTTTGAAGTCTGGACCTACACGGGCGGCGCACAGGGCAATCTGGACATCATGACCCTGAACTACAGCCTGCTGACAGGCCAACGCCTTGGGCTGGTGGATATTTTTGAAGACCCGGACGCGGCCCTTGCCATCATGTCCGCATGGTCGCGCAGGGAGCTTTTCCAGCGTCTGGGCGGCATGCGTCAGGAGCAGTACCTGCGCACAGGCCTTAATCCCGTGCCGGAAAACTTCGCCAGCCTGACCCTGACGCCCTCGGGCATACGCATCAACTTTCAGCCCTATCAGGTGGCCCCTGGCATGGCTGGCGCGCAGAAGGTGGAAATCCCCATTGAAGAACTCCAGCCTGCGCATCCCCTGATGCTGCTCTGGGGCAAATAA
- a CDS encoding FAD-dependent thymidylate synthase: protein MLDEKYTGNGKVVLLAGGGKIYTDIAARFVRSERDLEEIVASPYSRQIVQNILDSGHRAALEFDFFLFGVEGYSRVTETQLVRKRLASYLIKSGRAELGGKRRYSVVYPRSVAEFSAQVTLPDGHTATLSGHDLADISRQWYDAGLDAGLPEEDLRYLKPQATEFKAIIGMNAHALLDWFAIRCCRNAQHEIRHLAWQMLRLSRKAAPDLFAGAGPSCVQMGYCPENKRQHARCVGRVLTKEQALEMLRSHGGQQTSAEDFTDQ from the coding sequence ATGCTTGACGAAAAATACACTGGCAACGGCAAGGTTGTGTTGCTGGCAGGCGGCGGAAAAATCTATACGGATATCGCCGCCCGGTTTGTGCGCAGTGAGCGCGATCTGGAAGAAATCGTGGCCTCGCCTTACTCGCGCCAGATAGTGCAGAACATTCTCGATTCGGGCCACAGGGCCGCGCTGGAGTTCGACTTTTTTCTCTTTGGCGTCGAGGGCTATTCGCGCGTTACCGAAACCCAGCTTGTGCGCAAGCGGCTGGCCTCGTACCTCATCAAATCCGGGCGGGCGGAACTGGGCGGCAAGCGCCGCTATTCCGTGGTGTATCCGCGCAGCGTTGCCGAATTTTCCGCGCAGGTGACCCTGCCCGACGGGCACACGGCAACCCTCAGCGGGCACGATCTGGCTGACATTTCACGCCAGTGGTATGATGCTGGCCTTGACGCGGGCCTGCCTGAAGAAGACTTGCGCTACCTGAAGCCACAGGCCACGGAATTCAAGGCCATCATCGGCATGAACGCCCACGCCCTGCTCGACTGGTTTGCCATCCGCTGCTGCCGCAACGCACAGCACGAAATTCGCCATCTGGCGTGGCAGATGCTGCGCCTCAGCCGCAAGGCCGCGCCCGACCTCTTTGCAGGGGCTGGCCCAAGCTGCGTGCAGATGGGCTATTGCCCTGAAAACAAGCGCCAGCACGCACGGTGCGTGGGCCGCGTGCTCACCAAGGAGCAGGCGCTTGAAATGCTGCGCTCGCATGGCGGGCAGCAGACCAGCGCTGAAGACTTTACCGATCAGTAA
- the trpB gene encoding tryptophan synthase subunit beta encodes MSQHSAPYGIPDSKGFFGAYGGQFVPEPLKARLDEVAEAMKAAEADPSFQKELDYLCSHYTGRPNPVFHCANLSRHLGGAQIWLKREDLNHLGAHKINNTLGQCLLAKRMGKKRVIAETGAGQHGVATAATAALMGLECTICMGEVDIERQHLNVIRMEMLGSRVVAAKSGQRTLKEAVDEALGMWIEDPEMFYVLGSAVGPHPYPYMVRVFQSVVGREARAQMLTETGRLPDACLGCVGGGSNAIGLFAGFLDDTDVRLVGVEPGGRGNSYGEHAASLCLGEPGVMHGFNSYMIKDSGGEAGEVYSISAGLDYPSVGPEHALLKDMGRAEYVSVTDKEALNAFFALSRHEGIIPALESSHALAHAMKMAPAMPVDGILLVNLSGRGDKDVAQVAEMMQKGLI; translated from the coding sequence ATGAGCCAGCATTCCGCCCCTTACGGCATTCCTGACAGCAAGGGCTTTTTTGGGGCCTACGGCGGGCAGTTCGTACCCGAGCCTCTCAAGGCCCGTCTGGACGAAGTGGCCGAAGCCATGAAGGCCGCCGAGGCGGATCCGTCCTTCCAGAAAGAGCTGGACTATCTTTGCTCCCACTACACGGGGCGGCCCAATCCGGTATTTCACTGCGCCAACCTGAGCCGTCACCTTGGCGGCGCGCAGATATGGCTCAAGCGTGAAGACCTCAACCATCTGGGCGCGCACAAGATCAACAATACCCTTGGACAGTGCCTGCTGGCAAAACGCATGGGCAAGAAGCGCGTTATCGCAGAAACCGGCGCAGGCCAGCACGGTGTCGCCACAGCGGCCACAGCAGCCCTGATGGGGCTGGAATGCACCATCTGCATGGGTGAAGTGGATATTGAGCGCCAGCACCTCAATGTTATCCGTATGGAGATGCTCGGCTCGCGCGTGGTGGCGGCCAAGAGTGGTCAGCGCACCCTCAAGGAAGCCGTGGACGAAGCCCTGGGCATGTGGATTGAAGATCCGGAAATGTTCTATGTGCTAGGCTCTGCCGTTGGCCCCCATCCATACCCTTATATGGTGCGTGTTTTTCAGTCGGTGGTTGGGCGCGAGGCCCGTGCCCAGATGCTGACCGAAACGGGCCGCCTGCCCGATGCCTGCCTTGGCTGCGTGGGCGGCGGTTCCAACGCCATCGGCCTGTTCGCGGGTTTTCTTGACGATACGGACGTGCGCCTTGTGGGCGTGGAACCCGGCGGTCGCGGCAACAGCTACGGCGAGCATGCCGCATCCCTCTGCCTTGGCGAACCCGGTGTCATGCACGGTTTCAATTCTTATATGATCAAGGATTCTGGGGGCGAGGCGGGCGAAGTGTATTCCATTTCCGCCGGGCTTGATTATCCCTCAGTGGGGCCGGAACACGCACTGCTCAAGGATATGGGCCGCGCCGAATACGTCAGCGTGACAGACAAGGAAGCCCTGAACGCATTTTTTGCCCTTTCGCGGCATGAAGGCATCATTCCGGCGCTGGAATCTTCCCACGCGCTGGCCCACGCCATGAAGATGGCCCCCGCCATGCCTGTGGACGGCATTTTGCTGGTGAACCTCTCTGGCCGTGGCGACAAGGACGTGGCCCAGGTTGCCGAAATGATGCAGAAGGGCCTGATTTAG